In Elephas maximus indicus isolate mEleMax1 chromosome 5, mEleMax1 primary haplotype, whole genome shotgun sequence, the sequence TTTACAGAAATACACTCATAATGGTTAACAGAATTCAATTGAAGTTCAACTTATCCTACACAATTTGGACCAAAACCTTGGTGTGTGGTttaagatttcaaaaaaaaaaaaaaaaagaggatttacACCTGGTTTTTCATCTATTACAAATACAAATGTATAAAAGATCCTCCCTCAAATGCTGCTAAAGCAGGCAGCAAGAACCATGAGAAATTTACCTTTGGTTTGCTTCAGAAAAACACACGTATTGCActgtaaaagttaaaaaatgatACAATTTCGTTATAGTTTCAATGCCAGCTTACAAAGTTCAATAACTACTGAGTGTgtatgtgggggagggggagtaaTTTGAGAGGAACCTATACACACACGAAACTGTAAAAGCTACCTGGTTTTGTTAATATTGCATGTAGATTGTAAATCTACACAAACCAAGATTCAGGTAATTCCTGGACTGTGAATTAACACTATCAGCTCAGTTCACCTGCTGAGGTCAACAGCGAAATTCAGTACACTGGCTGTAAAGTTTTTCTGATTTATataataaagaccaaaaaaaaaaacaaactaagttTCACCCCCAACTTTTCAGTCCAGAACTGATAAGGTACTACAGGCAAGGTATTCTTTCCATCATTAACATTCACAGGGCGACATGCCACGGGGTCTACTTGGGTTGAGACTTTTATCAGCACCTATAAGCAAAATAGCCCCCAAAGTTCAAAGACCATGTGACTTTGGAAGTgactctaaaaaataaaagggCCCCTTTCCTGGAAGACTAGAGCAGTACATCCACCCAGTTATAAGAAGCCTTATCAAGAACACTTAGCTCcttgtgaatttcacctcaattagagaaaaaaaaaaaaagaatacatgtaGCTCCCCAAGGAAGAAGcagctctggaaaaaaaaagaggaaaaaatataatttaaaatatcttcAAAACCAATGTGAATATAGGTTCAAAAGATAGTTAAAAGAGATACATTTTCATAAGACTATCTAGGATTAGGCTTATAATGTGTTCTAGTATTTCAAGTTTATCACTAGTTACTAAGCATCGATTTACAAATACATGTTCATTTTTTGTTCCTTTATCAAGAAGGGAAAATTGTAGTTTCAACTCTATTCAGTGGGAGGAGGGTAAGGGCTGAGAAAACAAAGAGTCAAACAGTTTCATGCAAATATCACATTTTTAAATGGAAGAACTCCCAACTGAACTAGAAGTTCATATTACTAATATACTTTCCATTGATACAATTTTTAATAAGTACGAATACATGGCATTAAGGTTCAGAACCTAATATAGGCCTGACCATCAAAAGTCCTTGTtttctggaagaaaggcctcaaaaCTCCCACTCAATTTCCAGTAATAATGTTCTTATAGACCAATTAGTTTCCtgcatatttttgtcttttttagcaTTCTAGCCTAAAAACTAGATTAGAAATTAGTTGAATTCTTCGGCATTCCCCAGAAGTatgaaagaatccacaaaaatctGTGATTCCCTATCTTCCATTTACGCTCAAGGTGAATCTTTCTATACATACTGCAAAAGGTAACTTACGCAAAATGTACCCATGAGCATTAAAACTAGTTGTTAGAAAGATTTTACTAGctttataatttaaatttaaaacataaatatttgtAACTTGATCTTCTGTTGACAATGATTGTCAGAGCctagaattcaacatcatttaGTAATTcccattcacacacacaaaacacaacaCACATCATGCAATTTACTCCGTGTCTTGAGAATCTTCTGCTTCCTTAAATCTTTGGCCTCTcagtcaattccaagtccaaaCATTTTTTAACTTCACTCAAGATTTTTAACAGTTTTCCACCCACACTTTATCAatgtttttttccccaatcttTTAAGTTATACTGCCAAAATCTGAAACTTGCCTCAAAGAGATcaccagataaaaaaaaataaatgaagtattaAGCTGATTATTTCAGAATAAGTCATGGGAGGCCAGAATTGTTCAGGATCCCCTAATgggatattttattttactgaatgAATAATTGTTGTAAGCAAGAACTGCCAAAAATCCTATGTTGGATTCTTTCATATTCTTTGGCAACTATCCAAAGAACCTACAAAAATGTTTGAGAGTACACTTCCTTTTTCATACAAAGTGCCCCACTGGAACACAAGACAGTTGCAATTCATTTTAGGCCCCATCTATAGAAAGAGGCTGTTACAGGGACAGCCAGGACACCCACTAGTTTGTGGAAAACCCTGAGAAAGTGTGATTTTAAAATCTGGACTGTACTCAAATTTCACCAGCCTTTTATACTGTAGTCATAGGAAGTTCCAGCTGGTCTACCAGTACTCACACTACTGCTGTCTTACCCTAGGCTTGCTGTAATAGTTATGGCTTTGGAATCTCACAAGCAATATTCAGTATAACTTGAACATATGTCTGTCTCCTAAATCAAGATGTGCAGTTTTCAAATATCACTTCTTTACTCAGTTGAGTAGCCATATGGATGCCAGCCACCTATGGAAGAAGGTTTATCTCAAACATACTATTTAACACTGTACAGTCAGGACATAGCTGTACCAAAACAGGCAAAATATAATTACCGATGGTTGGTAATTTGATGTAAAAATCCATTCAATAGCGCCTAGTGGTTTATTGCAAAAATCAAAGCTGAGAGTTACAAATTTACTACATCCATTCAAAATAAATAACCTACATGAAATACAGCATAGATATAAagatatgaaatttaaaaaaaaaaagattgagccTGCATGTTTCATTTGCTCACAAACTTGCACGCTAATATTCTGCAAAAAAGACAATCgcagcaaagaaaaagaaaactgtccTTTTGCAAACAAGCCTAAAAGCATCCCTCCAAAGAGGCCAAAAtaaacatgcatatatatgtataaagtgTTCCTGTTCAACAcaaatgctattttttaaaaaattaactgcataggtaaaaaaacaaaaaaaaaatgtgcaacaTCTTAAGCCATTAAAGCaccccccctacacacacacacacacacacacacacacaaagcacacCAAAATCACTGTTTTCATGACCAGTAACATACACAAATAAGAAACAATGATCAAAACTCAGAAAGTAAATACCTGGACCAATACACTGTCCATTGTTGGGAGAGTTTTTCTTCAATTTAAGTatcttttctcatctctaaaaaaaattttaaagtgctaACTTTATATAAAGCAGGCAAATTCTTCAAGTAATTTGCTGTTGAGTATGCCAATTTTTATAGAGCTaaataacaaactatgaatacagtgaaatggaaaaaaaccGACACGTTGTACCTGGACAAAGCAACAGAATTCTATATCGTCTTGGCTTTCTCATTTCAATTAAATGCATAAGCTAACAGATTTAGGTTTCTGCTGATTTAGTACTAACTCCCTTGGATTTGCCAATTTATATATCAATCAGTATAAAAAAAGTCTTAAGGATAAGTGTCACTTAAAATCAACACTGGACACTAATTAAAgcaatcttaaaaataaaaggttGCCTACTACTATAAATGACTATAAAATATGATAGACCTGTAACTTTGTCCAAAGTTAATTACTCCTGCCCTTTAGCTGCTTTCTCAAGGAAGTATACGTTAACCAAATGGCGATTGAGGTGTTTGCTGTAATCTTTCTCCTTTCTGAAAGAGCGATCacaaaaaatgcaaacaaaatcTCCCTCAGCCACTTTGACTGACAAAGCTTCCTTTACATTTTTTCTACTAGTTTCTTGTGGAACCAGCCGAGCTCCATTCAATCCAGAATCATCGCTACCCTCAGACATGTTGTCACTTAGGTCACTTCCATCATGACTGTGAATGCCTTCGTCTTCATCAATTTCCTGAGACTCATTTACTGCCGTGGTAACAGGAGGTGATGTCACAGCAGTTTTGGACACTGTTTCACGTTTTTCTATCGGTGGGGGAAGAAGCAGTGGTAAAATTGGTTTAACTGAGTCTTTACCagagagactctctgttgtgttttgaTCAGTATCCGTTTCCATTTTACAAAGCATAGTGTCAGCCTGATGTTTATCATCTAAAATATCACCCTCTggcattttcaagtttttttcaCAAGATGAAATACTGGTAGATTCCTCGGTAGTAGCAGTAAGACCAGCTAGACTCTTGTCTGCGTCTTCTGCTCCTACTTTCTGAAGAGAGGCTTCTTTAATTCCTTCCTCTTCAGAGAATGATTTTTGGTCTTTTGATTCCTCTTCCTTTAAGTCTTCCTTTGGTGGCAGTGGTGATGGTAGGAGTTCCTGTGTGCTTGTACTTTCCTTTAGAGCCTGGCTATCTCTGTTAACAGGCACTAAGCCAACTTCAATAAGGACTTGCTCCTTCCGTGCCATTTCACTCTGTGTGTCACACATTTCCTTATTATCATCTTTTGGGGGAGGAGACTTTTTGGGAATCAGCTCCATCTGAAGAGACTCCATCTGAGGCGGCTCCACCTGAGGAGGCTCCATCCGAAGAAGCGGCTCCGTCTGAGGAAGCGGCTCCGTCTGAGAAGGCGGCTCCGTCTGAGGAAGCGGCTCCGTCTGAGAAGGCGGCTCCGTCTGAGAAGGCGGCTCCGTCTGAGAAGGCGGCTCCGTCTGAGAAGGGGGATCCGTCAGAGGAGGGGGCTGCATCAGAGGAGGCGGCTCCATCAGGGGAGAAGGCTCCATCTGAGAAGGAGGCTCTGTCTGAGGAGGAGGCTCCATCTGAGGTGGCGGCTCTGTCTGAGGTGGCGGCTCCGTCTGAGGCTGCAGCTCCGTCTGAGGAAGAGGCTCCATCCGAGGAGGAGACACTACGGAAGGAGGCAGTTCCATGTGAGGAGATTCCATGGGAGGAGGAGGATCCACAGAAGGAGGGCCTGTGGGAGGAAGTGGATCAATGGGAGAAGGCCCCACCTGAGCTGGCTGCTTCTGAGCTGTTCCTGTCTGAGGAGGCTCTACCTGAGCAGGCTTCTTCTGGCAAGGCCCCTTCTGAGCAGACTCGACCTGAGGAGGCTTGCTGCTTTTTTTActtgatttattatttttcagagttttcttctttgtacttttttttgtgtatgtgttttgctttttattctcCTCCACTTTGCTGTCATCCTTTGACACTTCCTGACTGATTCTGGATttgctttctactttttttttcttttttgtcatagGTTCTTCATCATTCACAGGATCATTTAAGGAATGGGCTTCAGCTCccatcttccttttgcttttcttggttttacaggatttttctgaattatttcctGCAGGCACATCCATCTCTTTAGTCTCCATTGCTGATTTGCGAGTTCTGGTAGTCACTTGGGCCACTGAGGCATTACATGACTTTTTCTCTTTTGAAACATTATCTTTTCTCTCTACCTTTACAGGCTTCTCATGTTTCCTTCCAGCCACATCTccctttatttttgtcttctctgtttctgttttttcatTAGTTATATTGTTATCAGGCAAGTCAGCCTccctctttttggttttttttagtttcacTTTTGAAACATCCATTGTTTTATTAGGACAAGTAGGATGCTTAGATTTGAAATGATATTGCAGATTACATTTCTTGGAAGCTGCATAGTCGCATACAGGGCAATTGAACTGCCGCGGATTAACATGTAGCTCTACATGTTTTTTGAAGTTACTTCTATCTGCTGTTTTGTAGTCACAGTATGGGCAGTTAAGAGGTTTAGGCCCATTGTGAACTTGTCTTGCATGGCGGGTTACTTCATGTTGATTAGAGGCCACATAACTGCACTGATCACATTTAAATGGCTTCTCACCTGAAGGTAAATAAGAGATGTTTAGAGAAGACATAGATTAAGCAATGAATTCAAGACCTGCTAAAATATAAAGAATAGTATATGTGTAAAAACCACAGACTATTTAACAGATCGTATCATGCACCTTATGTTTaccatatttatttgtttaacttTTCTCTATCCCTTGATATTGATTTAAAACCAAGGAGAGGAATAATTATCTCAGTCTACCATCATCTTCAGAAAAGTTCATCAAGAGGCTCTCAAGCACTACTaattaaagaaaatctaaaattCCTATATAATTTTAAGATAAATCTTAAAAACTTCGAAGAAATCTCTTATACTCTATACTCCCTGACCCAAGGGGAAAACTATGTAAACATTGCTCTAGGCTCAGGGAGAAAAggcttttttcttcaaatttaacCCTTTTGTCCATTGTGGAAAGTGCTAAGTTTTGCTCAGCAAACTTTACAAATGCCAGAGTTgctattttaaagcaaaaatacagTCAAGGTAgttattcagaaaacttttctTGATCCCCGCCTCCACTTTCTTCTATAAAATGGCCAAGGAAGTTAGGTGAGAAGAGGC encodes:
- the REST gene encoding RE1-silencing transcription factor isoform X2: MATQVMGQSSGGGGGLFTSSANIGMALSNDMYDLHDLSKAELAAPQLIMLANVALTGEVNGSCCDYLVGEERQMAELMPVGDNNFSDSDAEVLEESPEIKGEPNGLENMELESLELSVVEPQPVFEVSAAPEIYNTNKDLPTKTPGTEDKCKNLKTKPFRCKPCQYEAESEEQFVHHIRVHSAKKVFVEESAEKQAKAREYGSSAAEEGDFSKGPIRCDRCGYNTNRYDHYTAHLKHHTRAGDNERVYKCIICTYTTVSEYHWRKHLRNHFPRKVYTCGKCNYFSDRKNNYVQHVRTHTGERPYKCELCPYSSSQKTHLTRHMRTHSGEKPFKCDQCSYVASNQHEVTRHARQVHNGPKPLNCPYCDYKTADRSNFKKHVELHVNPRQFNCPVCDYAASKKCNLQYHFKSKHPTCPNKTMDVSKVKLKKTKKREADLPDNNITNEKTETEKTKIKGDVAGRKHEKPVKVERKDNVSKEKKSCNASVAQVTTRTRKSAMETKEMDVPAGNNSEKSCKTKKSKRKMGAEAHSLNDPVNDEEPMTKKKKKVESKSRISQEVSKDDSKVEENKKQNTYTKKSTKKKTLKNNKSSKKSSKPPQVESAQKGPCQKKPAQVEPPQTGTAQKQPAQVGPSPIDPLPPTGPPSVDPPPPMESPHMELPPSVVSPPRMEPLPQTELQPQTEPPPQTEPPPQMEPPPQTEPPSQMEPSPLMEPPPLMQPPPLTDPPSQTEPPSQTEPLPQTEPPSQTEPLPQTEPLLRMEPPQVEPPQMESLQMELIPKKSPPPKDDNKEMCDTQSEMARKEQVLIEVGLVPVNRDSQALKESTSTQELLPSPLPPKEDLKEEESKDQKSFSEEEGIKEASLQKVGAEDADKSLAGLTATTEESTSISSCEKNLKMPEGDILDDKHQADTMLCKMETDTDQNTTESLSGKDSVKPILPLLLPPPIEKRETVSKTAVTSPPVTTAVNESQEIDEDEGIHSHDGSDLSDNMSEGSDDSGLNGARLVPQETSRKNVKEALSVKVAEGDFVCIFCDRSFRKEKDYSKHLNRHLVNVYFLEKAAKGQE
- the REST gene encoding RE1-silencing transcription factor isoform X1, which gives rise to MATQVMGQSSGGGGGLFTSSANIGMALSNDMYDLHDLSKAELAAPQLIMLANVALTGEVNGSCCDYLVGEERQMAELMPVGDNNFSDSDAEVLEESPEIKGEPNGLENMELESLELSVVEPQPVFEVSAAPEIYNTNKDLPTKTPGTEDKCKNLKTKPFRCKPCQYEAESEEQFVHHIRVHSAKKVFVEESAEKQAKAREYGSSAAEEGDFSKGPIRCDRCGYNTNRYDHYTAHLKHHTRAGDNERVYKCIICTYTTVSEYHWRKHLRNHFPRKVYTCGKCNYFSDRKNNYVQHVRTHTGERPYKCELCPYSSSQKTHLTRHMRTHSGEKPFKCDQCSYVASNQHEVTRHARQVHNGPKPLNCPYCDYKTADRSNFKKHVELHVNPRQFNCPVCDYAASKKCNLQYHFKSKHPTCPNKTMDVSKVKLKKTKKREADLPDNNITNEKTETEKTKIKGDVAGRKHEKPVKVERKDNVSKEKKSCNASVAQVTTRTRKSAMETKEMDVPAGNNSEKSCKTKKSKRKMGAEAHSLNDPVNDEEPMTKKKKKVESKSRISQEVSKDDSKVEENKKQNTYTKKSTKKKTLKNNKSSKKSSKPPQVESAQKGPCQKKPAQVEPPQTGTAQKQPAQVGPSPIDPLPPTGPPSVDPPPPMESPHMELPPSVVSPPRMEPLPQTELQPQTEPPPQTEPPPQMEPPPQTEPPSQMEPSPLMEPPPLMQPPPLTDPPSQTEPPSQTEPPSQTEPPSQTEPLPQTEPPSQTEPLPQTEPLLRMEPPQVEPPQMESLQMELIPKKSPPPKDDNKEMCDTQSEMARKEQVLIEVGLVPVNRDSQALKESTSTQELLPSPLPPKEDLKEEESKDQKSFSEEEGIKEASLQKVGAEDADKSLAGLTATTEESTSISSCEKNLKMPEGDILDDKHQADTMLCKMETDTDQNTTESLSGKDSVKPILPLLLPPPIEKRETVSKTAVTSPPVTTAVNESQEIDEDEGIHSHDGSDLSDNMSEGSDDSGLNGARLVPQETSRKNVKEALSVKVAEGDFVCIFCDRSFRKEKDYSKHLNRHLVNVYFLEKAAKGQE